taCTAACAAATGTATTGGGTTAGAATATGTCAGAATAGTAtcagtaaaaaatatctatatcagattatttttttttaaatttaaataagatcaaacaatttttttataattttgctgttctatgatgtattatatggTGGGAGATTGGAAATGTCGGAGTTACAAACTTTTAAACTGCCCGCCCTCACAAAAATcgtgtcaataaaaaaaaaaaaagtgccatagtaatatatatagtatacctataatattacatattagcGAATAGCGGTTCACtgtatgacaataataatataaataaaataatacatattgatttaattgcaATTCTTCATATTCGTTTAGTCAACTACACTTTTATACTTTCTACAACAATTTGGGTTATACTTCCATGTTAAAATAAGTCATGTAGTGTGTAAAGTatagataaattgataatgtatATCAATCTGCGTTCTGAAAATTATCTAGGGCCTCGATTACAAAAGTCAGATTACTCAGATGTcacaaatacatatacatatataaaaaaaaaataacaaaataattcgtAACAAttggaattataattaaaaacacttttgtaatttttaactataaactaCTTTTAttgggttttatattatacattattacatattcaATGTCAGTTTCTAAGTATGAACACCTTTATGTTTGAAATGTTAAAACCTTACACAATTTCATCGGAAAACAAATGCAActtggtatattaatattatattgaatcgtaataattctattatatgttttaatattgaacaCTTTcagaataaattgattttaatatgttttttgtcTATTTTAGCGGAAATTACGGATATCAAATTCTTATGTCTAAACGGGACGGTATTCGATCAGGAAACCAGGGTTTGTGAACGTTTGGATGAAGTGGACTGCAGTAGAAGCGAAAGTTTCTTCGATCTTAACTTGGAGCTATATGGAAACAACGGAGCGGGCTATgggtaaataattgtttattactacaataaacgaatttataacatacataatgCATACAGAAACATTCGTTAAAGCGAacgaaaaattttataaaaaataatttaatagagcttaaatattcaaagatttattattattatcatactaaaaaatattttgagttcGTTCGAAAATCCACACAACAGGtttatacattcaatttttgaagttgtgattttattataatattaccataaaaattatcatacaagTAGTCGGCAAGAATAAGTTGTTTACCCTGgtcattcttattattttatttgctacTTTATCGATAAaatgaatgaaatattatccgacaatataatattatgatatgcccattaggtataataatcgGTATAGAGACGAGAAGTGATACGTTGAAATGTatgtacactatataatatattatattattaaataattataaaaaataagatgtttataataaacaaatgaatttacttgatgagatgattttaataaattttaatacaaataattatagcatagaatatattgttacttatttaaattgtacaaatttttatttaaacccgtaattattgtattcaataaacaataatattgaaaactttCAAAACATGACGTTTGCtaagtatgtaattttatattttatatttaatagtcaatattcACTATTTTGACACAACATGTATttcaacattatataataagtacctacttagtttagaaaatatatttaaagaaataattataatttaaaataaaaaaatatttatttgcacaACAGAGGTAGTCGtgcactattttattatttatctattaaattaaactaaactgatttttttttttttgattcctAACAGATATTTTCCGTGTACATAGTGAATAATGAAGAACcagttaactattaattaaatcttaaaaaataataatgattaataatgatacataaaatatattatattcacagtACTGACtacatacaaacataatatgtttaaaatattacttaactctaaatattttaatccctatattggttatttaatatatttatattgacatgtattataatatttctaatagcTGTATGCCTTCTGATTACacatatttgaatttagttaatttgtaattcacaacataatacgataatgatattaatcgatttaattcgtttaaaaaacaaatgaaaatattaagtaaataaaaaaaaaaatgattgaaatgaaatttaaaagttgaaatcacaaaaatacgaatatactcagttggttatattatattattatctttcacGTATTTATGTGATAAATGTTGCAGGATCGCACCGGAAGAACCACCGGAACAGGAGTCAGTGCAGTGTAACGAGGACGAAGGAGAGTGTTCCGGGACATCCGATTACTTCGATGAGGAGATGACGACGGTCGCGGGGCCAGTGGGCGCATTGGCGGCCACAGCGGCAATCATTGCTACGACCACGACCACGACGACGACCACTACCACGACGACCACGACGCCGCGGACAACCACGATCAGTGCGGCCACGAGTACTAAGCGTCCGTTCCAGCCGATAGTGATGACGAGCACGGCGAAACCGACGCAGCAGCCAGCCGTCTCGTATCCGACCAACTCGCCGGAAACGATAGCGGCCCTGATAGCGCTGCACAACGCGTTTCAGGAGAGTCTCAAGGAACGGGAACAGGGGCCAGGGCCTAAAGGGCAGCAGGCTCATCACAGGTACCATCCACCactaccgccgccgccgccgccacaaCAGCAACAGCCCAAGCCGTTTACGGTGGCCAACTTCCAACCGCCAAGGCACTTCCCGTCCAAAGCGCCGCAGCAACATTTGCAACAGCAGCAACATCCACAACATCAccagcagcaacagcagccGCCACCACCGCCGTACCGACATCAACAGCAACATCTACAACAGTCCCAACAGCAGcaagcagcagcagcagcagcagcatcCGGTTTTATTGTCGTCCGAGCGGTTTGGAAACCAAAACTTCCGTCACGGCTTCCGGTTGCAAAACgagccgccgccaccgccactACCACCCGCGGACGAGCCGCCACCTCCTTCGTCGTACCAACATCAGCAGTATACCGGCGAAGGCGCGCAGTACGACGGTAACTACGACGAAGCCTGTCGCGGCCATCGGATTGGGCGACGAGGACGACGTGGACGACGAGGAGTCTCGACGGAACTTTGCGCGCGAAGCTCCCGAATCTTCGGTGTCGGTTTCGGTGCAGATCAGCTCGTCGTCGACCAAAAACAGTGCCATCAAtcagcagcaacagcaacagcagcgGCCAACGCAGGTGACCGCCACCGTGGACGGAGAGTCGGCGACGCCGACCGCGACCACGACGACCACCACAACGGTGGCCGCGGTCACTGCGGCCGACAGTCCGTTCACGGCCAAGCCGTTATCATTGCCACAGCCGCCTCCAGCGGACGACGCCGATCCGAACGGCGGCGATCTGTACGAAGACGAGTACGAAGAGTCGGAAGGCGACGAAGAGTTCTTCAAGGACGTGCCAAAAGTGGGTCAGGACAGGAGACGGAGATACGCATTGAGCGACGGCAGACGAGCGTAGCGATGTGATGatgattttgataataataataataagaataataataataatattatcgttgtcGTTGGCAACCGTGTACGACGCGGTAACGGCCGTCAAAGCCGCCGCGATGAGACGATCGAACGCAGTTCAACAAGTTTTTGCTCAATAGTTTTGCGTCCGTCGTTATGATCACgactatatacactatacgcaAATACGGCCATTTTTTTCGCttctcgtcgtcgtcggtcGTATATGTTCTTTTACGCCGACGTTAATGTATACTACTTTTCCTCCTAATCTCTGTCTGCCACCCTCACTTTCTACTCACCCCTGTCCTAGCTGCGAGTAAGAAAAAGGAAAacgtgattttttattttgttttactgtttacctacattttttttatgtataataatattagacaattttttttttacgaatacGCTAATGACggtcataacattattattttttttttttttgcaataattctgtcgtgtaaaattatgtacatatccTTGCTATTCCTATACAATTGTCATGTACCTTATAATCAGGGCTCGGGACTATTAGCACTTGCATGTATATGATAATCTTGTGTGTCCGTGTAGgatttatcgtttaaaaattttgcgGAATCGTTTCGTTCAagctttcaataatattaggtattaatacgaattttgatttttttttctgttttcgcGGTTATTCtttgaatgaaatatttttatcgacaCTATTTTATGCCGTATTGAACCGAtagttttagtattatttatcataattttaataaagtgtttggatttaaaaaaacaagtttgagttattcatacatttttacgtatttaagtgatattatattaattaagcgCTCAAGTCCCGACccatgattataaataaattactataaacgaTATTGTGTCCTGTACGAATTAAATACATGTTACATTGTTACACGCAACGCGTaaggatattaaaataaaagaatatatttataaatgtaatattattctgaGTTAACCAAGTATATTTAGGAATGTTACACAAGtcgtatgcatataataatatagtattattttgtattttttttacccttgaaaacataacaatatcatatatatatatatacataatattatgtgattgatgattattaattttatgtttttcctcACATATGATGGGTAATTTAGACTgatacatgttattattattgtactcgaATTATTGTGTTTAGTTTTACGAAAagcgtataatatacgataggtattaaaattcgttttatcatttttagtataatgttatgcttttatttttatttctacttCTGTCAGTATATTGGTCATTGTAGATATCTACATTTGTACATTAATGATTAGATCAAAACAATTCCAATGATTTCTATAAAGTGAAGTACCTACAATGAATTCCATGTAGTCATATaataggaaaataataatgttatgcaaACATaaacgatataaattataaattattatattatgtcgaaTTACATCGAAACCATCAAAAAAGGTAAACACGTCGTTATTGAGCTGTACATTTTTCGTTAAGCGATTTTAAGTAATGTTCcaattgacatattataatttttgttaactttTTGTGTGCTTGAAATAAACTCGCCATTGGATAAATcaaccaaataataaaatatatacatagtatataatgaaacaataattgtactacctattgtattatatacctattacgatataatttgtataaactattttaggtattaaataaaactttgtaaattaattgtatacttttttgttttggtAAATTTAACTTCGCACAAAATGCATTACTTAATGGTAGAAGGTATATTTTACCGATGGTTTTATAGCAGAGAAAAtgtaagaatttaaatatatttttataatcttattattcaaacaactatataggtaatatataatatatttaatatttatatattataacaaccaTCAACcatatcgtatattttattcagacAAAAAAAACTCTAGAATTaacgttaattaatattacattttaattaaaatacataaattccCATTCGATTTTTGGTATTctaatgtactatattatgattatgtagTTATTGTTGATATAGACAATATAATGTTACTACGAAaagaagtatttattaaaattaattatactcgatactccaaaataattaaaactataattattattttatttttataagttaaaattgataggtataattgaataatataatatttacctataataggtatttaaaaatgtagcgAATTCATATTGATTCAagtgtatgaaatttaaaatataaatagatatgaaAAGTGCAAAAATAAGAGGGGTTAGAGGGTTGTAATTAGCGTATACCTCtatgttattgaaatatatcttacagaatgcattttaaaatattgagcaCCTTTATAggtgattataaattaataataatacaaataatatactaagagattaaagatttttataagaaagatctatacagtaaataatgttggaatcaaatatttaagaaccatcataaaaagtcta
This sequence is a window from Rhopalosiphum maidis isolate BTI-1 chromosome 1, ASM367621v3, whole genome shotgun sequence. Protein-coding genes within it:
- the LOC113549684 gene encoding LOW QUALITY PROTEIN: RNA polymerase II degradation factor 1-like (The sequence of the model RefSeq protein was modified relative to this genomic sequence to represent the inferred CDS: deleted 2 bases in 2 codons), giving the protein MLLTFLLAAALWNCNCWWNAANIYTFAVQPGYLDFDNLPDTNFSCDGKVIGGYYADVETGCQMFHVCTIGQKAEITDIKFLCLNGTVFDQETRVCERLDEVDCSRSESFFDLNLELYGNNGAGYGIAPEEPPEQESVQCNEDEGECSGTSDYFDEEMTTVAGPVGALAATAAIIATTTTTTTTTTTTTTTPRTTTISAATSTKRPFQPIVMTSTAKPTQQPAVSYPTNSPETIAALIALHNAFQESLKEREQGPGPKGQQAHHRYHPPLPPPPPPQQQQPKPFTVANFQPPRHFPSKAPQQHLQQQQHPQHHQQQQQPPPPPYRHQQQHLQQSQQSKQQQQQQHPVLLSSERFGNQNFRHGFRLQNEPPPPPLPPADEPPPPSSYQHQQYTGEGAQYDGNYDEAVAAIGLGDEDDVDDEESRRNFAREAPESSVSVSVQISSSSTKNSAINQQQQQQQRPTQVTATVDGESATPTATTTTTTTVAAVTAADSPFTAKPLSLPQPPPADDADPNGGDLYEDEYEESEGDEEFFKDVPKVGQDRRRRYALSDGRRA